GTCGGCTCCGCGATCATGCAGATCCCGGCCCGCCAGCCCGCCATGACGGCGATGACCGCCGCCACCCTCGACTCGCTCTCCGGCGGCCGGTTCCGCCTCGGCCTCGGGGTGTCGGGACCGCAGGTCTCCGAGGGCTGGTACGGGGTCAAGTTCGACAAGCCGCTGGCCCGCACCCGGGAGTACGTCGAGATCGTCCGCAAGGCGATGACCCGCGAGCGGCTCTCGTACGAGGGACAGCACTGGACGCTCCCGCTGCCGGACGGACCGGGCAAGCCGATCAAGCTCACCGTGCACCCGCAGCGCGAGCACATCCCGCTGTACATCGCCGCGATCGGTCCGAAGAACCTGGAGCAGACCGGCGAGATCGCCGACGGGGCGCTGCTGATCTTCCCCTCCGCGGACCACCTGGAGGAGACCGCGGTCAAGCACCTGCGGGCCGGCCGGGAGAAGGCCGGCAAGACCATGGAGGGCTTCGACGTCTGCCCGACCCTGCCGCTCGCGGTCGGCGACGACGTCAACGGCCTCGCCGACATGTTCCGGCCGTACACCGCGCTGTACGTCGGCGGCATGGGCAGCCGCAAGCAGAACTTCTACAACCAGCTCGCCCAGCGCATGGGGTACGAGAAGGAGGCCGCCGAGATCCAGGACAAGTACCTGTCCGGCGACAAGAGCGGTGCCGCCGCCGCGGTACCCCACCAGCTGATCGACCAGACCACGCTGCTCGGCCCGGTGGAGCGGATCGCCGACCGGATGCAGGCCTACGCGGCCGCGGGCGTCACCACGCTG
This window of the Streptomyces sp. 840.1 genome carries:
- a CDS encoding LLM class F420-dependent oxidoreductase, coding for MRLGINLGYWGAGMDGDNLAVAQEADRLGYDVCWAAEAYGSDAPTVLTWVAAQTESIDVGSAIMQIPARQPAMTAMTAATLDSLSGGRFRLGLGVSGPQVSEGWYGVKFDKPLARTREYVEIVRKAMTRERLSYEGQHWTLPLPDGPGKPIKLTVHPQREHIPLYIAAIGPKNLEQTGEIADGALLIFPSADHLEETAVKHLRAGREKAGKTMEGFDVCPTLPLAVGDDVNGLADMFRPYTALYVGGMGSRKQNFYNQLAQRMGYEKEAAEIQDKYLSGDKSGAAAAVPHQLIDQTTLLGPVERIADRMQAYAAAGVTTLTLAPAGFTLDERIAALRAGTDALESSGLA